The Miscanthus floridulus cultivar M001 chromosome 7, ASM1932011v1, whole genome shotgun sequence genome includes a region encoding these proteins:
- the LOC136467072 gene encoding trihelix transcription factor ASR3-like, giving the protein MSTAGDPAGAAAAAAAAAAAAATPSGRAPRLPRWTRQEILVLIEGKRMVEGRGGRGGRGRMAAASTAAAASAASASAAALEPKWAAVAEYCRRHGVERGPVQCRKRWSNLAGDYKKIKEWERAAAASREPSFWAMRNDARRERRLPGFFDREVYDILEGRGRAILDDRSARNAAAEEPAAVRVEEGKEAEVPEAVFDSGRPATEEALFSEDEEEEEEDAPAVAPPPPPPPVIAMPVSEKPEASRQQQSAEQGTSKDTEPEQSSERDAPAQQGGQKRPRTEEGAGEGTADLQSKLIEILDRNSRLVAAQLEAQNQNCELDREQRKDQANSLVLVLGRLADALGRIADKL; this is encoded by the exons ATGTCCACCGCAGGCGACCCCGCCggcgcagcagcagctgctgctgctgccgcggcggcggcggccaccccGTCAGGTCGCGCGCCGAGGCTGCCGCGGTGGACCCGGCAGGAGATACTGGTGCTCATCGAGGGCAAGCGCATGGTGGAGggccgcggcgggcgcggcgggagGGGCCGCATGGCAgcggcgtcgacggcggcggccgcgtcggccgcgtcggcgtcggcggcggcgctggagccCAAGTGGGCCGCGGTCGCGGAGTACTGCCGGCGCCACGGCGTCGAGCGGGGCCCCGTGCAGTGCCGGAAGCGCTGGAGCAACCTCGCCGGCGACTACAAGAAGATCAAGGAGTGGGAGCGGGCCGCGGCGGCCTCGCGCGAGCCGTCCTTCTGGGCTATGCGCAACGATGCGCGCAGGGAACGACGCCTCCCGGGCTTCTTCGACCGCGAGGTGTACGACATACTCGAGGGCCGGGGCCGGGCCATCCTCGACGACCGGTCCGCCAGGAATGCCGCAGCGGAGGAGCCGGCGGCGGTGCGCGTGGAGGAGGGCAAGGAGGCGGAGGTGCCGGAGGCCGTCTTTGACAGTGGCCGCCCGGCCACGGAAGAGGCCTTGTTctcggaggatgaggaggaggaagaagaggacgcacCGGCGGTGGCCCCTCCTCCCCCACCACCACCGGTCATCGCCATGCCTGTATCTG AGAAGCCCGAGGCATCAAGGCAACAACAGAGCGCTGAGCAAG GCACATCGAAAGACACAGAGCCTGAGCAAAGCTCTGAGAGGGATGCACCGGCTCAGCAGGGTGGACAGAAGAGACCGCGGACCGAAGAAGGGGCTGGAGAAGGCACAGCAGACCTGCAGAGCAAGCTGATCGAGATCCTAGACCGGAACAGCCGGTTGGTGGCTGCACAGTTGGAGGCGCAGAACCAAAACTGCGAGCTCGATAGGGAGCAGAGGAAAGACCAAGCTAACAGCCTAGTTCTCGTGCTCGGCAGGCTAGCCGACGCCCTTGGCAGGATCGCCGATAAGCTATAG
- the LOC136465642 gene encoding uncharacterized mitochondrial protein AtMg00810-like, whose protein sequence is MFIINIGFTLTRSNSSLFVLRRSNDVTYLLLYVDDIVLTGSSTTLLQQIVERLRREFVVKDLVELSFFLRIDVKRDATGFLRHGPLHFYLSQQRYTEDILERAGMANCKPATTPIDTKGKLSADDNTKVDDVKSYRSLAGALQYLMVTRAFAVQQAYLHMHDLCGLHQALLKRILRYVLGTTHLGLHLRASAELSVTAYSDADWAGCPDTRQSTSGFYVFLGDSLVLWSSMRQLIVSRSGAEAE, encoded by the exons ATGTTCATCATCAACATCGGCTTCACACTAACGCGGTCCAATTCATCCCTGTTCGTTCTCCGCCGCAGCAACGACGTCACCTATCTTCTcctctacgtcgacgacatcgtgcTCACCGGATCGAGCACGACGCTGCTGCAACAGATCGTTGAACGCCTTCGCCGGGAGTTCGTAGTCAAAGACCTCGTCGAGCTCAGCTTCTTCCTCAGGATCGATGTCAAGCGCGACGCCACTGGCttctt gcgtcatggtcccctacactTCTACCTGTCCCAGCAACGCTACACCGAGGACATCCTGGAGCGCGCCGGCATGGCCAACTGCAAGCCTGCGACGACCCCAATCGATACTAAAGGGAAATTGTCTGCTGATGACAACACCAAGGTTGACGATGTCAAGTCCTATCGAAgcttggccggagctctgcagtaCCTGATGGTCACGCGCGCATTTGCGGTGCAGCAGGCGTATCTCCACATGCACGATCTGTGCGGACTACATCAGGCATTGCTCAAGCGCATCCTCCGGTATGTCCTTGGTACTACGCATTTGGGACTTCACCTCCGTGCCTCAGCCGAGCTCTCGGTCACCGCATACTCCGACGCCGACTGGGCGGGCTGCCCAGATACAAGGCAATCCACGTCCGGGTTCTACGTCTTCTTGGGGGACTCTCTGGTGTTGTGGTCCTCCATGCGGCAGCTGATTGTCTCCCGTTCCGGTGCGGAGGCGGAGTAA